The DNA sequence GAAGACGTCGGCCTGCCCGCCTTCGGCGAACGGCGGCGCGTCGCCGGGCTGCGGCGCGAGGAGCTGGCGCAGCTGGCCGGCGTCAGCGTGTCGTACTACACACGCCTGGAACAGGGCCAGTCCGGCAACGCGTCCGAGGCGATCCTGGACGCGCTGGCCGGGGCGCTGCGGCTCGACGAGCACGAGCGCGAACACCTGCGTGAGCTGGCCGCGCAACGCCCGCGCGCGCAACGCCGCCCGCCGCCGGAACGGCTCGACCCGCTGGCCCGCGACCTGCTGCGCTCACTGGGTGACGTGCCCGCGCTGGTCCTCGGGCGGCGCAGCGACGTGCTGGCGTGGAACCCGCTGGGCCACGCGCTGCTGGCCGGGCACGTCGACTTCACTGCACCCGAGAGGCCCGCGGACCGGCCGAACACGGCCCGGATGCTGTTCCTCGACCCGCACGTCCGCGAGCTGTACGCGGACTGGCCGCGCAAGGCCCGGGCGGTCGTCGGCAACCTGCGGGCCGTCGCCGGGCGGCACCCCGAAGACGCCCTGCTGGCGTCGCTGGTGGGGGAGCTGACCATGAAGAGCCCCGAGTTCGTCGCGCTGTGGGGCGATCACCGGGTCAAGCCGTGCGAGGCCGACTCGTACGACCTGCGGCACCCGCTGGTGGGCCCGCTGACGGTGGCCCAGCAGATCCTGACGCCCGCGCGGTCGCCTGAGCAGACCGTCGTCGTCGTGACGACCGCGGAGAGCTCGGCCTCGGAGAACACACTCAAGCTGCTGGCCCGGTCAGGGCACTGAGCCGGCCGGTTTCTTCGTGCGGATGGCCAGATCCGCGGCGGAGGACCTGGCCGACCTGATGACCGACGCCCCACCCGAGGGCCAACGGCGCCGGGAAGTCGACGATCCTGTCCGTGGCCTCGACCCAGCGCGGGCACCGCCGTGATGCTCGGCCACCGGATGGGCACGGTCGACCTGCGGGACGTCCGGACGCACATCGGGTTCGTCGGCGCGAACCAGCGGCTGCCCGACGCCGAGAACCACTACGCGCACACTGTGGTGCTGACCGGGTACAGCGGCAGTGTGCTGCCGCTGTGGGAGCGCTACGACGACACGATCCGTGACCGCGCGGCGAAGCTCCTCGAGCTGGTCGGCTGCACCGGCCTCGGTGACCGGCCGGTGCGGGTGTGTTCGCAGGGCGAACGCGCCCGCATCCGGCCGGCCCGGGCGCTGCTGGCCGATCCGCTGCCGCTCCTGCTGGACGAGCCGTTCGCCGGCCTGGACGTGCCGGGACGTGAGGACCTGCCGCCGGCGCTGGAGAACCCGACCCGGGCCCAGCCCGAGCTGGCCACGCCCGCAACGGCCAACACGGTCACCGGAACGGTCACCACAGCGACCGGAACGGCCACCACAGGCCGCGGTTCGGCACTAGGTGAACAGCTCCGCCAGCGGGCTCTGGTCGAGGCCGTCGAGCAGGGCTTCGGCGTCGTCGTAGGTCGCGATGGCGCCGGCTTCGGTCAGCTCCGCCGCGCCGACGCCGCCGGAGAGCACCGCGACCGTGCGCACGCCCGCTTTGGTGGCGGCCAGGACGTCCCAGACGGAGTCCCCGACGAAGATCGTGTCCGCCGGCTCGGTGCCCGCGCGCTCCAGCGCGGCGTACACCGGTTCCGGGTCGGGCTTGGTGGCCTCGACGTCGTCGCCCGCGACGATGCCCGCGACGACGTCGTCGACGTCGAGGGCCTTGCGCTGCAGGTCGAGCTCGTCCGGCCCGGCCGACGTCGCCAGGAGCACCCGCACCCCGTGCCCGGCGATGACGCGGATCAGCGCGGCGGCCTGGTCGAAGGGCCGGAGCAGCTCGGCCGTCTCGAGGTAGAAGCGGCGGTGGAGGTCTTCGAGCCGGCTGCCGAGCTCGTCGGCGTCGGCTTGTCCGAGCAGTTCGGCGAGCAGCTTGCCGGACCCCATGCCGATCGCGCGGTGGACGCGCCAGGACGCGACGTCCCGGTCCAGTTCGCGGAACGCGCGCTGCCAGGCGTGGACGTGCAGGTAGTTGGAGTCGACGAGCGTGCCGTCGACGTCGAAGAGCACAGCGGTGGCGATGACGATCTCCTTCCGACGCTCTGGTGGTACCCGGCGGGGCAACCGCGAAACGTCGCGTCAGCCGTTATGGCGACGTGCGTCACGCGGGGAACATTTCCGCAGGCCGTGCGTTGTACAGACTGTCGGTACGGTGGTGTCCCCGGGCCTCACCCCATGCCTTCGCGGAGTGCCAGTCCGGCTGGCGCCGTGGAGCGCCACTCGCCGCGAGGCGACCCCCGTACCGGCCTGTGTCTCCCGCTTCCGCTCGCAGGTACCCCCAGCCTTCGCCGAGCGGGAGCGGGTCCTTTTTGTCCACTGTGGACCCGTTTCTTCGAGAGTGCGCTGTCGGGCGGCTCCACACTTCACCCGGCCGTGGCGGTTGGCGTGGGTACTCCTCCTCCATGGGACAGGCGGTGGAGTGCGGCTCGCCCGTTGGGCGGGGTTGCGCCGGGTGGACGGGAGGCTACGCTGCGAGGGTACGGTTCAGGCAACAGCCGTTACCCCCATTCCGGTCTGCGTCCGAGCGGGACTCCCGCCCGGCACTTCAATCTGTGAACGAAGGCGTCTGCCGATGTTGGTAGTGCAGCACCCCGCGACGGCGATCCCCGTGACCCGCGCGGGCGCCGGTGCGTTCGATATCAAGGTGATCCGCCCCTACTTCGGTGCCGTGATGGTCCGGATCCGGGGCGCCCTCGACGAAGAGAGCGCCGGGCAGCTCGATGCGGTCCTGGCCACGTGGGCCCACCGCAAGTTCCCCGTCCTGGTACTCGACCTCTCGGAGGTCGACCTCCTGGACGCGGCCGGCCTGGACGCCCTGGTCGACATCCACCTCCGGACCCAGCGGGAGAGCACCACCCTGCGCGTCGTCCCGGGCGACAACCGGGTCGTGCGCCGGGCGCTGTCGGACACCGGGCTCGACCACGCGCTCAACGTCAGCCCGCTGCCCGCCGGCTGGGAGCGCGCGACGGAGATCCCCGGCTGACCCGGCTGGCGCGCCGGCCCGCTCCCGGGTGAGACTTCCCGGGTGATCACCTCGATGCGGGCCTTCGTGCTCACCGGCCCGCGGGAGTTCTCGGTGCAGGACGTCCCCGTGCCCGAAGCCGTCCCCGGTGAGGTGGTCGTCGACGTCGAACGCGCCGGCGTCTGCGGCACCGACGTCGAGTTCTTCACCGGCGAAATGGCCTACCTGCACCAGGGCCACTCGGCGTACCCGATGCGGCTCGGGCACGAGTGGGCCGGCACCGTCTCGGCCGTCGGCGACGGCGTCGACCCGGGGTGGCTCGGGCGCCGCGTCATGGGCGACACCATGCTTGGCGACCGGACCTGCCGCCGCTGCCGCAAAGGGCACCAGCACACCTGCGCGCGCCGCGAGGAAGTCGGCATCCGCGGCGGGCGGCCCGGCGCGCTGGCCGAACGCATCGCCGTCCCCGCGTGGTCGCTGCACGCGCTGCCCGGCACCGTCGACGCCGTCCTCGGGGCCCTGGTCGAGCCGGGTGGCAACGCCCTGCGCGCGGCGCAGGCCGCCGGCGTCGGGCCCGGCGATCGCGCGCTCGTCCTGGGGCCCGGGACGATCGGGCTGCTCGTCGCCATGTTCCTGCGCGCGGCCGGCGCCGAAGTGCACCTGCTGGGCCGCGAGGAACCCACCCTCGCCTTCGCCCGCACGCTCGGCTTCGCGCACACCTGGACCCGCGAAACGCGCCCCGACCTGCCGTTCGACGCGATCGTCGACGCGTCCAACGCCGTCGAGCTGCCCGCGCTGGCCCTCGACCTGGTCGAGCCGGCCGGCCGGGTCGTCTACATCGGACTGGCCGGGCAGCCGAGCCGGATCGACACCCGCGAGCTGGTCCTGAAGGACGTCACGGCCGTCGGCATCCTGTCCGCGTCACCCGGTCTGGCCGACACGATCGCCGCGTACGCGAGCGGCGCCGTCGACCCGCGCCCGCTGGTCGCGGCGACCGTCGGGCTCGACGAGGCCGGGGCGGTGCTGGCGGGCGAGCACGCCGCGGGTCCCGGCCCGAAGATCCACGTCGACCCGCGGCGCTAGTCGAGCCGCAGGATGGTTTCCTCGATCTCCGCGCCGCGAGCGTTCGCGTACCCGGTGTCGGTGCCGACGACGGTGAAGCCCGCCCGCTGCAGGACTCGCAACGATCCGGCGTTGTCGCTGGCCGCCCGCGCGTGCAGGGGCCGGACCTCGACCGCGTCGAGCAGCAGGGCAAGCGCTTGCCCGGCGATGCCCTGCCCCCACACCGACCGGCCGATCCAGTACGTGATCTCCGTGTCGCCCTCCATGACGAACGCGGCGATGCTGCCGACGAGGACGCCGTCGCGGGTCACCGCGCGGTGGGTGATCCCGTCGGAGAACCGCACCTTCGCCATGTGCGCGTCGAACGCGTCGCGGTCGTCGGGGTCCTTGTGGGTGAACGCGGCCATCCGGACCGCCTCGGGGTCCCGCTGCTGCTCGAACAGCGTGTCGAGATCGGCGTCTTCGACCGGCCGGAGTGCTATCGCTGCCACCGGCTCAGGATAGGCCGAGCAGCCGGATCGCGTTGTCCTTCAGGATCAGCGGCCGCACCTCGTCCTTGATGTCCAGCTCGGCGAAGTCGGCCAGCCACCGGTCCGGTGTGATGACCGGGAAGTCCGAGCCGAACAGGACCTTGCGCTTCAGCAGCGTGTTCGCCGCGCGGACCAGCTGGGGCGGGAAGTACTTCGGGGACCAGCCGGACAGGTCGATGTAGACGTTCGCCTTGTGCGTCGCCACCGAGATCGCCTCGTCCTGCCACGGCACCGACGGGTGCGCCAGGATGATCGTCAGGTGCGGGAAGTCGGCGGCGACGTCGTCGAGCAGCATCGGGTTCGAGTAGCGCAGCTTGATGCCACGCCCGCCCGGCAGGCCCGCGCCGATCCCGGTCTGGCCGGTGTGGAACAGCGCCGGGACGCCGAGCTCGCCGATCGCCTCGTACAGCGGGTAGAACCGCGGGTCGTTCGGCTCGAAGCCCTGCAGGCTGGGGTGGAACTTGAACCCGCGGACGCCGTGTTCGGCGACGAGCCGGCGCGCCCGGTGCACGGCCGCCTTGCCGGAGTGCGGGTCGACCGAGCCGAACGGGATGAGCACGTCCGGGTGCTCGGCGGCCGCGTCGGCGATCTCCTCGCTCGAGAGCGCGGGGTGCCCGGTGGCGGCCGGCGCCTCGACCGTGAACACGACGGCGGCCATCTTGCGGGCGCGGTAGTGCTCGGCGATGGCCGTCACGGTCGGGGTCCGGTCCTGGTCGGCGCGGAAGTACTTCGCGGACGCGTCGAGCAGCTCCTGGTCCAGCGCGAAACAGCCGTGGCCGTCCTGCTCGACGTGGGTGTGGACGTCGAGGGCGGTCAGTGCGGAAAGGTCCACCGAAATCTCCGTCGTCGGATCGGGATGGTCAGGGCAGGTCGGGCTGCGCGGCCTTGGCGGCCAGCAGCTGGTCGAGGACGGCGTCGCGCGCGGCGACGAGCCGGGCTTGGTCGGTTTCGGCCAGTTCGGCGTCCACCCCCGCGACGAGCGTCTCGGCGAGCTCCGGCGTCAGGTGGACCTGGCCGAGGTCGCGCCACCACTGCTCGGTGGGCGGGCCGAGGTGCCGCAGGATGTGCGCCAGGCCGCCGGCGCCGCCGGAGAGGTGCTGGTTGGCGAACGGGCCGAGCACCGCCCAGCGCAGCCCGGGCCCGTACGCGATCGCCGTGTCGATGTCGGCGACCGTCGCGACCCCGCGTTCGACCAGCGAGTACGCCTCCTGCCACAGCGCGGCCTGCAGCCGGTTCGCGATGTGGCCGGGGACCTCCCGCGACAGCCGGATCGGGCGCTTCCCGACCGACGTGTAGAACGCCACCGCCCGGTCGACGACCTCGGGCGCGGTGTCGCGGCCGGGCACGACCTCGACGAGCGGGATCAGGTGCGGCGGGTTGAACGGGTGCCCGATCACGACCCGCTCGGGGTGGCGCGGGCAGCCGCGGGCGATGACGCTGGGCAGCAGCCCGGACGAGCTGCTCGCCAGGACCACGTCCGGCCGCGCGGCCTCGTCGAGGACGGCGAACAGCGCGTGCTTGACGTCTTCGCGCTCCGGACCGTTCTCCTGCACGAAGTCCGCCGCGGCGGCCGCCTCCCCGGCGTCGGCGACGAACCGCAGCCGATCCGTCGGCGTGCCTTCGAGAGCGCCGCGCAACCGGTCTTCGGCGTCCGGTGCCGGATCGGTGGCGACGACGTCGAGGCCGTGGGCGAGGAAGAGCCTCGCCCAGCTCGCGCCGATCACGCCGGTGCCGACGACCGCGACGGTGCTCATGCGCGCGCCCGGAAGTGGTCGAGGGCGCTGGGATCGGCCAGGACGTCCCGGCCGACGACGTCTTCCGCGCGGGCGCCGAGCAGGAGTTTCTTCACGGGCAGCTCCAGTTTCTTCCCGGTGCGGTTGCGGGGGATCACCGGGACGGCGGTGATCTCGTCGGGCACGTGCCGCGGCGACAGCGCGCTCTTCAACGCGCTCTTGATGCGGCCGCGCAGGTCGTCGTCCAGAGCGCCGTCGCGGAGCACGACGTAGAGGCGAAGGTCGCCGTTGCCGCCCGCCGGATCTTCGAGGTGCACGACCAGGGAGTCGTCGATCTCCGGCAGCTCCTCGACGACCGTGTAGAACTCGGCGGTGCCGAGGCGGACGCCGCCGCGGTTGAGGGTGGCGTCGGAGCGGCCGGCGATGACGCAGCCGCCGTCCGGCGAGAAGCGCACCCAGTCGCCGTGCCGCCACACACCGGGGTAGTCGGCGAAATACGTTGCGCGGTAACGGGAATCCGGATCCGTGACCGGGAGATCGCCCCAGAACCCGACCGGCATGGACGGCATCGGCGCGGTGATCACGAGCTCGCCCAGTTCCCCGACGACCGGCTTGCCGCGGGAGTCGAACGCTTTCGCGTCAACTCCCAAGCAGGGGCCCGAGATCTCCCCGGCCCACACCGGTTGCAGGGGGCTGCCCTGGACGATCCCGCTGCAGACGTCGGTGCCGCCGCTGCCGACGTTGAGCAGGACATCGGGGAACCGGTCGGCGACCCACCGGTAGCCCTCGGCGGGCAGCGGGCTGCCCGCCGCGCCGATCTGGCGCAGCGCCGAGAGGTCCAGGTCCGCCGCCGGGTCGAGGTCCGCTTTCCGGCACGCCATCAGGAAACCCGGGCTCGCGCCCAGCAGCGTCGCGCGGGTTTCGGCGGCGAGCCGCCACTGCCAGGCCAGGTCCGGGTGCAGCGGGTTGCCGTCGACCAGCACGATCGACGCGCCGGTGAGCAGGCCGGACACCAGCGCGTTCCACATCATCCAGGCGGTGGTGGAGAACCACAGCATCCGGTCACCGGGGCGCAGGTCCCAGCTGAGACCGTGGTTCTTGAGGTGCTCCAGCAGCAGCCCGCCGTGGCCGTGCACGATCGGCTTCGGTTTTCCCGTGGTGCCGGAGGAGAACAGCACGCACAGCGGGTGCGCGAACCCGACCGGCTCGAACCCCGGCTCACCTGGGTTGTCCAGTAGCTCGGCCCAGCCGGTGGCGTCGTCGCCGTACGCGACCCGGACGACATGCTCGATGCTCGGCAGCCCGGCCACGATCTCCGCGACTTCACTTCGGCGATCGATGTCCTTGGTGCCGTACCGATATCCCGAGACGGTCAGCAGCACCTTCGGCTCGACCTGCCCGAACCGGTCGAGCACCGCGCGGGCGCCGAACTCCGGCGCGCAGGACGCCCACACCGCGCCGAGGCCGGCGACCGCCAGGTACGCGACGACCGTCTCGGGGATGTTCGGCAGGTAGGCCACGACCCGGTCACCGCGTCCGACGCCCAGCCGCTTGAGACCGGCGCGGGCTTTCGCGACCTGGTCGCGCAGTTCTGCCCAGGTCAGCTCGTGGCGTGGGCGCGTCTGGGAATACGCGATGACGGCGACCTCGTCGTCGGGCCGGTGGCTGAGCGCGTGCTCGGCGTAGTTGAGCGTCGCGCCCGGAAACCACTCGGTGCCCGGCATCCGCGAATCGGGGACCACCGCCGTTTCGCCGGTGTGGAAGCGAACCCCGAAGTAGTCGCGGATCGACGACCAGAAGCCGTCGAGGTCCGTCACCGACCAGCGGTGCAGGCTCGCGTAGTCCTCGAAGCCGAGGCCGCGCTGGGTGGCCAGCCAGCCGAGGTAGCGGCCGATTTCCGTGGTGTCGCGGACATCGGCGGCGACCGGGCGCAACGCCGTCATCGGGCGACCTTCGCCGCGCGCTTGTCCAGGAACGCCCGCATCCGGTCCTGGGCCTCGGCGCTGCCGCTGGCGACGGCCGCCATCAGCGCCTCCAGCAGGTAGCCCTCCGCCGGGTTGGCCTCGGCGATGCGCGGCAGCGCCTGCAGCACCGCGAACGTCGTGATCGGCGACGCCGCGGCGATCTTGCGGGCCAGGCCGAGCGCGTGCTCCAGGCCCTCGCCCGGCTCGACGCGGTAGTGCGACAGCCCGGCGGCGTGGCCCTCGTCGGCGTCGAGGACGCGGCCGGTGAGCATCAGGTCGGTCATCCGGTGCGCGCCGATCAGCCGCGGCACCCGCACCGAACCGCCGCCGCCGACGAACAGGCCGCGCTGGCCTTCCGGGAGCGCGTAGAACGCCGACGACTCGGCGACGCGGATGTGCGTGGCCGACGCGAGTTCGAGGCCGCCGCCGATCACCGCGCCCTTGAGCACCGCGACAACCGGGACGCGGCCGCGTTCGATCCGCTCGAAGGCGCGGTGCCACATCATCGAGTGCTGCAGGCCCTCGAAGGCGTCCCGCTCGGTGAGCTCCGACAGGTCGAGCCCGGCGGAGAAGTGGTCGCCTTCGGCGTCGAGCACGACGGCTTTCACCTCGGCCGGCGGCGCGCTGAAGAACGCTTCGAGGGCCAGGACGGTGGCGTCGTCGAGCGCGTTGCGCTTCTTCGGCCGCGACAGCCGCAGCACCGCGACGTCGTCGTGCAGTTCGAGGTGCAGCGTGCTGGTCATGCGACTCCGTAGGTTTGTGCGGCTTGCTTGCGCAGCTCGACGCGGCGGATCTTGCCGGTGGCGTTGCGCGGCAGCGCCTCGACGAACCGGACGTACTTCGGCACCTTGTAGCGGGCCAGGTGCTGTTCCAGGTGCGCGCGGAACGCGGCTTCGTCCGGCTCCGCGCCGTCGCGGGCGACGACGTAGGCGGCGCCGACCTCACCCCAGCGCTCGTCCGGCACGCCGACCACGGCACAGGCGTCGACGGCGTCGAGCTGGACGGCGATCGCCTCGATCTCGGCGGGGTAGACGTTCTCGCCGCCGGAGATGATCAGGTCCTTGACCCGGTCGACGATGTGGGCCCAGCCGTCGTCCTCGACGCGGACGACGTCGCCGGTGCGGAACCACTGCTCGTCGACGAAGCTCGCCGCGCTCTCTTCGGGCCGGTTCCAATAGCCGGTGAAGACGTGCGGGCCGCGGACGAGCAGCTCGGCGGGCTCGGCGCTCAGCGGTCTGCCGCCGTCGGCGGCGACGTCGGTGAAGAAGTGCGGCACGCCCGCGGCGACCGGGTGGTCGAGCGTGCCGTCGTGGGTGGCCATGAAGACGCCGGGGGAGGCCTCGGTCATGCCGTAGCCCTGCAGCAGCCGGACGCCGCGGTCGAGCCACGCCCGCGCGACGCGTTCGGCGACCGGCGAGCCGCCGTAGAGCACGCAGGTCAGCGAGCTGAGGTCGGTGGCCGCCCACGACTCGTGGCGGCACATCATCTCCAGCATCGTGGGGACGGCGGAGAAGCTGGTGATCCCGGCTTCGGCGATGCGGGCGAGGATCGTGCCGGCGTCGAACTTGGCGACCGGCTCGACGCAGCCGCCTTTGAACAGCGTCGGCAGCGTGATCTGGCCCAGCCCCACGCAGTGGAACAGCGGTGCGATGCAGAGGGCCTTGTCGGTGCCGAGGACGTCCAGGTGGGCGAGCTGGTTGACGGTGTTCCAGGTCAGGTTGCCGTGGGTGAGGACCGCCGCCTTCGGCCGGCCGGTGGTGCCGGAGGTGTAGAGCAGCAGGCACGGGTCGTCGAGGCCGACCTCGGGTTCGGGTGGCGTTCCGCTGCCGGCTTCGCCGGCTTTCACGAGCTGGATTTCGTGGGGGCCGGCCGCCGCGACGAGGTCGTCGGCGTCCGGGCTGTGCACCAGGAGCGACGCGCCGCTGTCGCCGAGCATGTAGCGGATCTCGGCGGGGGAGAGGCGGTAGTTGAGCGGCACGAAGATGGCGCCGCAGCGGGCGGTGGCGAAGAGCGTCTCGAAGACGGCGATGTCGTTGACGCCGAGGTAGGCGACCCGATCGCCCGGCCGCACGCCGCGCCGGGTCAGCTGGCCGGCCAGCCGGTCGACGTTCTCGGCGAGCCGGGCGTAGGTGAGGGTGCGCCCGGCCTGCACCAGCGCGGTGCGGCCGGGGTCGATCCGGGCCCGCCGCGCCGGCCAGCTGCCCAGGCCGAAGTCCGCGCTCATCGCCACGCCTCCTGATATCAGGGAACCTGATAAGACTCAGGATGCGCGCGTACCGCGGCGGGTGTCAAGAGTTGCCGACACGGCCTTGTCAGCGGCGCACGACCCGCAGGTCGGCCACCTCCAGGAGACCGTCGAGGTCGACGTGCGCCTTGAGCTGCCGCGGGTCGGGTGCCAGGCCCTGGGTGCGGACGACGTCCAGCAGCCTGCTGGCCAGCGGCAACACCATGTGACGGCCCCAGCAGCGTTCACTCACGTGGCCGAACGGCAGGTAGCCCGGCTGGGTGTCGGCGTCCAGGTCCGCCCAGCGCTCGGGGAGGAACTCGTCGGGGTCGTCCCAGAGCGCGGGGGAGCGGTGGCTGACGATCGGCAGCAGCAGGAGGTCGTCACCGGGGCCGATGCGGGCGTCGACCTCGGTGTACTCCGGCGAGCGGACCCGCAGGATGTTCCACGACGGCGGCAGCAGCCGCAGGGCCTCGTTGATCACGTGCTCGTTCGGGACGTCGTCGGCGAACGGCGCGCCGAGCCAGACCGCGTTGGTGACCAGGGCGGCGACCGTGAAGCAGATGGGGGCGGCGACGCGGCGGTAGAGGTACATCCGGAAGCGTCGCTCGGCGAAGTCGTCCGCCGCGAGGACCTGCCGCGCGAGTGTGGACAGCTCGCGGCCCGCGGCCGACGGCGGGAACAGCGCGGAACCGGCCGTGACGGCCGACCAGGTGAGCTTCGGGGTCAGCTCCAGCCGCCGGTCGACGAGCGTCCGGAACCGGCGGGTTTCGGCGCCGAAGACCAGGTCACGCAGGTGGTCGTGCGGTACGGCGGGCCATTTCCCGGTGAGGTCGGGGTGGCCCGCGGGCTTCTTGAGCGCGGCCCGGACGTCCGCGCCGACGGCCTGCATCAGGCTCGCGGA is a window from the Amycolatopsis sp. NBC_00355 genome containing:
- the couO gene encoding 4-hydroxyphenyl-beta-ketoacyl-CoA hydrolase is translated as MDLSALTALDVHTHVEQDGHGCFALDQELLDASAKYFRADQDRTPTVTAIAEHYRARKMAAVVFTVEAPAATGHPALSSEEIADAAAEHPDVLIPFGSVDPHSGKAAVHRARRLVAEHGVRGFKFHPSLQGFEPNDPRFYPLYEAIGELGVPALFHTGQTGIGAGLPGGRGIKLRYSNPMLLDDVAADFPHLTIILAHPSVPWQDEAISVATHKANVYIDLSGWSPKYFPPQLVRAANTLLKRKVLFGSDFPVITPDRWLADFAELDIKDEVRPLILKDNAIRLLGLS
- a CDS encoding helix-turn-helix transcriptional regulator, which translates into the protein MAVLGEFLRARRSLLRPEDVGLPAFGERRRVAGLRREELAQLAGVSVSYYTRLEQGQSGNASEAILDALAGALRLDEHEREHLRELAAQRPRAQRRPPPERLDPLARDLLRSLGDVPALVLGRRSDVLAWNPLGHALLAGHVDFTAPERPADRPNTARMLFLDPHVRELYADWPRKARAVVGNLRAVAGRHPEDALLASLVGELTMKSPEFVALWGDHRVKPCEADSYDLRHPLVGPLTVAQQILTPARSPEQTVVVVTTAESSASENTLKLLARSGH
- a CDS encoding GNAT family N-acetyltransferase, which translates into the protein MAAIALRPVEDADLDTLFEQQRDPEAVRMAAFTHKDPDDRDAFDAHMAKVRFSDGITHRAVTRDGVLVGSIAAFVMEGDTEITYWIGRSVWGQGIAGQALALLLDAVEVRPLHARAASDNAGSLRVLQRAGFTVVGTDTGYANARGAEIEETILRLD
- a CDS encoding 3-hydroxyacyl-CoA dehydrogenase NAD-binding domain-containing protein — its product is MSTVAVVGTGVIGASWARLFLAHGLDVVATDPAPDAEDRLRGALEGTPTDRLRFVADAGEAAAAADFVQENGPEREDVKHALFAVLDEAARPDVVLASSSSGLLPSVIARGCPRHPERVVIGHPFNPPHLIPLVEVVPGRDTAPEVVDRAVAFYTSVGKRPIRLSREVPGHIANRLQAALWQEAYSLVERGVATVADIDTAIAYGPGLRWAVLGPFANQHLSGGAGGLAHILRHLGPPTEQWWRDLGQVHLTPELAETLVAGVDAELAETDQARLVAARDAVLDQLLAAKAAQPDLP
- a CDS encoding zinc-dependent alcohol dehydrogenase, which produces MRAFVLTGPREFSVQDVPVPEAVPGEVVVDVERAGVCGTDVEFFTGEMAYLHQGHSAYPMRLGHEWAGTVSAVGDGVDPGWLGRRVMGDTMLGDRTCRRCRKGHQHTCARREEVGIRGGRPGALAERIAVPAWSLHALPGTVDAVLGALVEPGGNALRAAQAAGVGPGDRALVLGPGTIGLLVAMFLRAAGAEVHLLGREEPTLAFARTLGFAHTWTRETRPDLPFDAIVDASNAVELPALALDLVEPAGRVVYIGLAGQPSRIDTRELVLKDVTAVGILSASPGLADTIAAYASGAVDPRPLVAATVGLDEAGAVLAGEHAAGPGPKIHVDPRR
- a CDS encoding cytochrome P450, giving the protein MVIAAGNRTKHTVFAPRIDQLLREHRGGELFRLEPDTIGVADPDLMNALLKARPANGEERPTFKPVLGRHVTRTESASLMQAVGADVRAALKKPAGHPDLTGKWPAVPHDHLRDLVFGAETRRFRTLVDRRLELTPKLTWSAVTAGSALFPPSAAGRELSTLARQVLAADDFAERRFRMYLYRRVAAPICFTVAALVTNAVWLGAPFADDVPNEHVINEALRLLPPSWNILRVRSPEYTEVDARIGPGDDLLLLPIVSHRSPALWDDPDEFLPERWADLDADTQPGYLPFGHVSERCWGRHMVLPLASRLLDVVRTQGLAPDPRQLKAHVDLDGLLEVADLRVVRR
- a CDS encoding HAD family hydrolase, whose product is MLFDVDGTLVDSNYLHVHAWQRAFRELDRDVASWRVHRAIGMGSGKLLAELLGQADADELGSRLEDLHRRFYLETAELLRPFDQAAALIRVIAGHGVRVLLATSAGPDELDLQRKALDVDDVVAGIVAGDDVEATKPDPEPVYAALERAGTEPADTIFVGDSVWDVLAATKAGVRTVAVLSGGVGAAELTEAGAIATYDDAEALLDGLDQSPLAELFT
- a CDS encoding acyl-CoA synthetase; protein product: MSADFGLGSWPARRARIDPGRTALVQAGRTLTYARLAENVDRLAGQLTRRGVRPGDRVAYLGVNDIAVFETLFATARCGAIFVPLNYRLSPAEIRYMLGDSGASLLVHSPDADDLVAAAGPHEIQLVKAGEAGSGTPPEPEVGLDDPCLLLYTSGTTGRPKAAVLTHGNLTWNTVNQLAHLDVLGTDKALCIAPLFHCVGLGQITLPTLFKGGCVEPVAKFDAGTILARIAEAGITSFSAVPTMLEMMCRHESWAATDLSSLTCVLYGGSPVAERVARAWLDRGVRLLQGYGMTEASPGVFMATHDGTLDHPVAAGVPHFFTDVAADGGRPLSAEPAELLVRGPHVFTGYWNRPEESAASFVDEQWFRTGDVVRVEDDGWAHIVDRVKDLIISGGENVYPAEIEAIAVQLDAVDACAVVGVPDERWGEVGAAYVVARDGAEPDEAAFRAHLEQHLARYKVPKYVRFVEALPRNATGKIRRVELRKQAAQTYGVA
- a CDS encoding acetoacetate--CoA ligase; translated protein: MTALRPVAADVRDTTEIGRYLGWLATQRGLGFEDYASLHRWSVTDLDGFWSSIRDYFGVRFHTGETAVVPDSRMPGTEWFPGATLNYAEHALSHRPDDEVAVIAYSQTRPRHELTWAELRDQVAKARAGLKRLGVGRGDRVVAYLPNIPETVVAYLAVAGLGAVWASCAPEFGARAVLDRFGQVEPKVLLTVSGYRYGTKDIDRRSEVAEIVAGLPSIEHVVRVAYGDDATGWAELLDNPGEPGFEPVGFAHPLCVLFSSGTTGKPKPIVHGHGGLLLEHLKNHGLSWDLRPGDRMLWFSTTAWMMWNALVSGLLTGASIVLVDGNPLHPDLAWQWRLAAETRATLLGASPGFLMACRKADLDPAADLDLSALRQIGAAGSPLPAEGYRWVADRFPDVLLNVGSGGTDVCSGIVQGSPLQPVWAGEISGPCLGVDAKAFDSRGKPVVGELGELVITAPMPSMPVGFWGDLPVTDPDSRYRATYFADYPGVWRHGDWVRFSPDGGCVIAGRSDATLNRGGVRLGTAEFYTVVEELPEIDDSLVVHLEDPAGGNGDLRLYVVLRDGALDDDLRGRIKSALKSALSPRHVPDEITAVPVIPRNRTGKKLELPVKKLLLGARAEDVVGRDVLADPSALDHFRARA
- a CDS encoding crotonase/enoyl-CoA hydratase family protein codes for the protein MTSTLHLELHDDVAVLRLSRPKKRNALDDATVLALEAFFSAPPAEVKAVVLDAEGDHFSAGLDLSELTERDAFEGLQHSMMWHRAFERIERGRVPVVAVLKGAVIGGGLELASATHIRVAESSAFYALPEGQRGLFVGGGGSVRVPRLIGAHRMTDLMLTGRVLDADEGHAAGLSHYRVEPGEGLEHALGLARKIAAASPITTFAVLQALPRIAEANPAEGYLLEALMAAVASGSAEAQDRMRAFLDKRAAKVAR
- a CDS encoding STAS domain-containing protein — protein: MLVVQHPATAIPVTRAGAGAFDIKVIRPYFGAVMVRIRGALDEESAGQLDAVLATWAHRKFPVLVLDLSEVDLLDAAGLDALVDIHLRTQRESTTLRVVPGDNRVVRRALSDTGLDHALNVSPLPAGWERATEIPG